Proteins co-encoded in one Arachis hypogaea cultivar Tifrunner chromosome 13, arahy.Tifrunner.gnm2.J5K5, whole genome shotgun sequence genomic window:
- the LOC112738374 gene encoding uncharacterized protein — protein MDDVSLLRHLDFITRSSIKMAYMGAALYQTAQHLPLHATKAFMEEAKQEFDRMKGLKEELEVKVAKLEKELKNEKASSLALAAFVGLAEDTALRHKDSYVTSYREVMRLREELESAQVDYSELQGHLVGSVNGAYENLKEQVQVLAPEVDLTLFSLDNIVRDGKIVPDDSDDDDVGPPSASDAKVLTSTVPPSGVVHPELDPDCQILNRDDGTVDAVPLQARPPSPRTEATEKPSDV, from the coding sequence atggatgatgtatcactccttcgccatttagattttataactcggagtagtatTAAGATGGCATATATGGGAGCTGCCCTGTATCAGACTGCCCAACATCTTCCCCTTCACGCtaccaaagccttcatggaggaggctaaacaggagttcgatcggatgaagggcctgaaggaggagcttgaagtaaAAGTAGCCAAACTGGAGAAGGAGCTGAAAAATGAGAAGGCTAGCTCTCTTGCCCTGGCGGCTTTTGTggggttggccgaggacactgcattgaggcataaagacagTTATGTCACGTcctatcgggaggtgatgcgtctgagggaggagttggagtctgcccagGTTGATTACTCGGagctccaaggtcaccttgtCGGCAGCGTAAATggtgcttatgagaacttgaaggagcaggttcaagttcttgctcctgaggttgaccttactctcttcagcttaGACAatattgtgagggatggtaagattgtccccgacgactcggatgatgatgatgtcggaCCTCCCTCTGCGTCTGATGCCAAAGTGTTGACTTCTACAGTTCCTCCGTCTGGGGTCGTTCATCCAGAATTAGATCCTGATTGCCAAATTTTGAATAGGGACGATGGTacagtggatgcggtgcctctccaggctcgccctccttctccccgtactgaagCTACCGAGAAGCCTTCTGATGTTTGA